The genomic window AATTCGGGCATCTTGACGAAATCCTTGCCCTCGTCCCAATCCTTGCGCATCGGATAACCCTCGTCCCAGTCCTCGACCAGGAGAAAGCGTTCCAGTTTCGGGTGTCCCAGAATATTTATACCAAACAGTTCCCAGGCCTCTCTTTCGTACCAGTTGGCACCAGGAAACTGCTCAATGATAGTCGGTACTTCCGGCTTCTCACGGTCCAGTTTGACCTTGATTGTCAGCCGATGATCTTGTGTGGTGGAACAGAAATGGTAAACCATCTCCATACCGTTGTCAAGCAGGTCTACACCGGAGATAGACATGATGTAGTCGAGCGCCAGATCCTGATCCCCTTTTATGAATTGCGCGACCTCGGGCAGGGAAGCTGATTCGACTGCGACCGCGGCCTGCTCGGGATGGAGCTCGAGTTTCCGGACCTTATCCTGAAACTTCTCTGTCAGTTTACTTACTATCTGGTTGTTTTCCAAGATCGGAACTCCAATCGGACAGCTTTTCCTGCTTGATTTTATCCATCAATTTTATACAGCCCTCCATCAGCGATTCGGGTCTGGGAGGACAGCCGGGAACATAGACATCCACCGGGATAACTTTGTCAATACCCTTTAAGACGCTGTAAGTATCGTAATAGAACGGGCCCCCGCGAATCGCGCATCCACCCATCGCGAGGACATAGCGTGGCTCTGACATCTGTTCGTAAAGCACTTTCACACGCGGAGCCATCTTGTGCGTAATCGTACCGGCTACAAACATCAGGTCGGCCTGACGCGGTGACGCTCGGAAGATCATCCCCAGGCGGTCGAAATCATAACGCGAAGCGCCGGTACACATCATCTCGATCGCGCAACAGGCTGTCCCAAAAAGCAGGTACCACAGTGATGAGGCTCGCGACCAGTTCATTACTTTATCGAGCTGGGTCAACAGGATCGTACCCCCCGGCATTTTCTCCATAAAGACCGGAACTTTGGAAACTACACCCACTTCAATACTCCCTTCTTCCAGGCATAAACAAGTCCGTAAGCTAAAATGGCGATAAAGATAACCATCTCGATCAGCCCGAACCAGCCCAGGCTGTCGTAGACTACCGCCCATGGAAACAGGAAAACCGTTTCCACATCAAATATTACGAACATAAGCGCGAAAATATAGAAGCGAACATTGAACTGGACCCAGGAAGAGCCGATCGGAGGTTCGCCGCATTCATAGTTCTGGAGTTTGAGATTGGAGGGTCGGGCGGGCCGGATCATCTTCGCTACGAAGAGGGTTACCAGTACAAAACCTATTCCCGCGAGTAGAAAGACACCGACAGTTAAATATTGATCCAGCAAGTGACCTCCTCACAAGGTCATTTCCCGCCATCCGGAGATTGTGACCCTGTTCACAAAAGCAAGTATTACATAAAAAAGCTTTACTGTTATTTGTCAAGCTGTTTTTGGAATATTTTCTTACAGGAAGCGCAATCGTGGAAGAGTGGTTGAGGCTAAAACACAAAGAGGGGTGTCAACCCCTCTTTGTTATTCTATTTTTGACGCAGAAAGTGATTTCTGTTTCTGCATATCACCTGGTTTTATTGCCTGCGGCCCTGACTCAAAACATGAGTTTTCGGATGATTTTCATCAGTTGCCGCGACAGATTGATGCTTCTCATAACCGAAGTATAG from Candidatus Zixiibacteriota bacterium includes these protein-coding regions:
- a CDS encoding NADH-quinone oxidoreductase subunit A, whose protein sequence is MIRPARPSNLKLQNYECGEPPIGSSWVQFNVRFYIFALMFVIFDVETVFLFPWAVVYDSLGWFGLIEMVIFIAILAYGLVYAWKKGVLKWV
- a CDS encoding NADH-quinone oxidoreductase subunit B codes for the protein MGGSLRQPGLVRADRDGYLYRHFSLRTCLCLEEGSIEVGVVSKVPVFMEKMPGGTILLTQLDKVMNWSRASSLWYLLFGTACCAIEMMCTGASRYDFDRLGMIFRASPRQADLMFVAGTITHKMAPRVKVLYEQMSEPRYVLAMGGCAIRGGPFYYDTYSVLKGIDKVIPVDVYVPGCPPRPESLMEGCIKLMDKIKQEKLSDWSSDLGKQPDSK